The genomic region GAACATCCGCCTCTTCGGGGCCATGACCGTTCTGGAAAATCTTCTGGTGGGCATGCACATCCATATTCGCGTCCCCTACTTCCACGCGGTCTTCCGCACTCCCCTGGCCCGGCGGGAGGAGAAGAGGGCGGAGGAAGAGGCCAAGAGGCTTCTGGAGTACGTGGGCCTTCTTCACCGCAAGGACGAGCTGGCCAAAAACCTGCCCTACGGGGAGCAGCGCAAGTTGGAGATCGCCCGCGCCCTGGCCCTGAGGCCTAGGCTTCTCCTCCTGGATGAGCCTGCGGCAGGAATGAACCCAAAGGAAACCGAGGAACTCCAGGCCTTCATCCAGCGCCTCAGGGAGGAGCTGGGGATTACCATCGTCCTCATCGAGCACGACATGCGCCTGGTGATGCGCATCTCCGACCGCATCGCCGTGCTGGAGTACGGCTCCAAGATCGCCGAGGGGACCCCGGAAGAGGTGCGTACCAACCCCAGGGTCATCGAGGCCTACCTGGGCAAGGGGGCCGCAGGGGGTGGGGCATGAGCCTCCTGGAGCTGAAGAACGTCCACACCTACTACGGCCACATCCACGCCCTAAAGGGCATCTCCTTAAGGGTGGAGGAGGGGGAGATCGTAACCCTTATCGGATCTAACGGGGCGGGCAAGAGCACCACCTTGCGCACCATCAGCGGCCTGGTCAAGCCCCGGCAGGGGGAGGTCCTCTTTCAAGGAAGACCCATCCACCGCCTCCCCGCCCACCAGATCGTGGCCCTGGGGGTAGGCCACGTGCCCGAGGGGCGGCGCATCTTCCCCCGGCTCACCGTGGAGGAGAACCTGGAGATCGGGGCCTACCTGGAAAACGACCGCAAGGTGGTGCAACAGCGCAAGGAGGAGGTCTTCAGCCTCTTCCCAAGGCTTTACGAGCGCCGGGCGCAGAAGGGGGGGACCCTCTCGGGGGGGGAGCAGCAGATGCTGGCCATCGGCCGGGCCCTCATGCAAAACCCCAAGATCCTCCTCATGGACGAACCCTCCATGGGCCTGGCCCCGGTCCTGGTGGACTTCATTTTTGAGATCATCCAGAAGCTCAACCGGGAGGGGCGCACCATCCTCCTGGTGGAGCAAAACGCCCGCCTGGCCCTGCAGATCGCCCACCGCGGGTACGTGCTGGCCACGGGGGAGGTCACCCTCTCGGGCCCCGCCCGGGAGCTGGCGCAAAACCCCGAGGTGCAGAAGGCCTACCTAGGCGAGGGGTAGAAGCATACCCCGGCTTGCGCCCCCCGAAAGGGGGCGTATATACTCTCCCTGAATCGCAGGGCTCGTCCCGGAAAGGAGTACGTATGAGAAAAGCCTTTTTCGCTCTTGGCCTAGCGTTGCTTGCCACGGCCTGGGCCCAGCAACGCCTAGTGGTGGCCCAAGGTACCGACCCCATCACCTTGGACGCCCCCCTGGCCCAAGACTCGCCTTCGGCCACGGTGGTCACCCACATCAGCGAAACCCTGTTTGAGCTGACCCCGGAGGGCAAGATCGTTCCCCTACTGGCGGAAGGCTACAGCTTCTCCGACGGGGGGAAAACCCTGACCATCCGCCTAAAGCGGGGTATCTCCTTCCACGATGGCACCCCCTTCAACGCCGAGGCGGTGAGGTTCAACCTGGAGCGCTTCGTCTCCCGGGAGCTGGCCAGCCCCTTTGCCTTCTTGCTTTCTGAGCTGGATCGCGTGGAGGTGGTAGATACCCACACCGTGCGCCTCCGCCTCAAGAACCCCTTCGCCCCCATCCTGGCCCACCTCACCCACAGCTCCACCGCCATCCAAAGCCCCGCCGCCATCCAGCGCTTTGGGGCGCAGTACCGGGACAACCCCGTGGGTACCGGTCCTTACCGTTTCCAGGCCTGGCAAAAGGGCCAGTTCGTGGACCTAGTACGCAACGAGAATTACTGGGGGGAAAAGCCCCCCATTCCCCAGGTGCGCTTCATCCCCGTGCCGGAAGGCACCACCCGGGTTGCGCTGGTGGAAACGGGGCAGGCCCACGTGGCCGTGCGCATCCCTCCGCAAGACATCGCCCGCCTCCAGGCTAACCGGGCGGTGGAAGTGGTCCGCACCCCCAGCCTGCGCACCATCTACATCTACTTCAACACCCAGCGTCCACCCTTCAACGACGCAAGGGTGCGCCAGGCCATCAACCATGCGGTGAACAAGGAGGAAATCCTTCAGTTTGTCTTGGGCGGTATTGGCCGGATCTCCGATGCTCCCATCGCCCCCGGGATCTTCGGCTACGCTTCTATCGGCAAGTACGAGTACAACCCGCAGCGGGCCCAGGAACTCTTGCGGCAGGCCGGGGTGAGCACCCCCTTGCGCGTTACCCTTCACTGCCCCACTGGCCGCTACTTCCAAGACATCCAGGTGTGCGAGGCCATCCAGGGCCAGCTCCGGCGGGTGGGCGTGGAGGCCACCATCCAAACCCTGGAATGGGGGGCCTACCTCCAGGAAACGCAACGCCCCTTGCGGGAAAACCGCATCCAGATGGCCATGTTGGGCTGGGGCACGGTGACGGGAGATGCCGACTATGGGCTCTACCCCCTCTTCCACTCCAGCCAGTGGGCCCCTGGGTTCAACCGCGCCTTCTACAAGAACCCCGAGGTGGACAAGCTCCTGGCCCAGGCCCGCATCTCCACCCTGCCCCAAGGAAGGCAACAGCTCTACCGCGAGGCCATGGCCCGCATCTGGCGGGACGCGCCCTGGGTCTTCCTCCACTCCGAGGTGCAGGTAACCGCCGTACGGCAGGAAGTGCAGGGCTTCATCGTCCACCCCACGGAACGGTATCTGGCCTACAAGGCCCGGTTCCGCTAAAGGATCCCGGCT from Thermus tengchongensis harbors:
- a CDS encoding glutathione ABC transporter substrate-binding protein, with translation MRKAFFALGLALLATAWAQQRLVVAQGTDPITLDAPLAQDSPSATVVTHISETLFELTPEGKIVPLLAEGYSFSDGGKTLTIRLKRGISFHDGTPFNAEAVRFNLERFVSRELASPFAFLLSELDRVEVVDTHTVRLRLKNPFAPILAHLTHSSTAIQSPAAIQRFGAQYRDNPVGTGPYRFQAWQKGQFVDLVRNENYWGEKPPIPQVRFIPVPEGTTRVALVETGQAHVAVRIPPQDIARLQANRAVEVVRTPSLRTIYIYFNTQRPPFNDARVRQAINHAVNKEEILQFVLGGIGRISDAPIAPGIFGYASIGKYEYNPQRAQELLRQAGVSTPLRVTLHCPTGRYFQDIQVCEAIQGQLRRVGVEATIQTLEWGAYLQETQRPLRENRIQMAMLGWGTVTGDADYGLYPLFHSSQWAPGFNRAFYKNPEVDKLLAQARISTLPQGRQQLYREAMARIWRDAPWVFLHSEVQVTAVRQEVQGFIVHPTERYLAYKARFR
- a CDS encoding ABC transporter ATP-binding protein; the encoded protein is MKALEVTHATKRFGGLVAVNDVSLTVNQGEIFSVIGPNGAGKTTFFNLLTGIYAPDEGKILLFGKDITGFPPDRVAKEGVGRTFQNIRLFGAMTVLENLLVGMHIHIRVPYFHAVFRTPLARREEKRAEEEAKRLLEYVGLLHRKDELAKNLPYGEQRKLEIARALALRPRLLLLDEPAAGMNPKETEELQAFIQRLREELGITIVLIEHDMRLVMRISDRIAVLEYGSKIAEGTPEEVRTNPRVIEAYLGKGAAGGGA
- a CDS encoding ABC transporter ATP-binding protein, translating into MSLLELKNVHTYYGHIHALKGISLRVEEGEIVTLIGSNGAGKSTTLRTISGLVKPRQGEVLFQGRPIHRLPAHQIVALGVGHVPEGRRIFPRLTVEENLEIGAYLENDRKVVQQRKEEVFSLFPRLYERRAQKGGTLSGGEQQMLAIGRALMQNPKILLMDEPSMGLAPVLVDFIFEIIQKLNREGRTILLVEQNARLALQIAHRGYVLATGEVTLSGPARELAQNPEVQKAYLGEG